In Ovis aries strain OAR_USU_Benz2616 breed Rambouillet chromosome 13, ARS-UI_Ramb_v3.0, whole genome shotgun sequence, the following are encoded in one genomic region:
- the FAM83D gene encoding protein FAM83D, whose translation MALRYDGLDELPAACLSPCGPPNLAELYSEERRLALEELLAGGPDAFSAFLRRERLGRFLNPDEVRAILRAAERPGEEGAAAAAEDSFGSSHDCSSGTYFPEQSDLEPPLLELGWPSFYQGAYRGATRVEAHFQPRCAGAGGPYGCKDALRQQLRSAREVIAVVMDVFTDIDIFRDLQEISRKQGVAVYILLDQALLSQFLDMCMDLKVHPEEEKLMTVRTITGNIYYARSGTKIVGKVHEKFTLIDGIRVATGSYSFTWTDGKLNSSNLVILSGQVVEHFDLEFRILYAQSKPISSKLLSSFRISGRFDHLVEQKPLSKELTLGNLLRLRLARLSSTPRKAELGGEEGRAEAGCGASKASTISEEDYFSSRRDRLEGRRATDAATQTEPGEETPAVITSDVGTQASAATTCAGTQTTVATRVVSSQTVVPTTSATTQTDVDEGVLASPGSQSKEGSPVSKMSVSRSSSLRSSSSLSSQGSVASSIGSQTSFRSTDFATPGHPKYWSTPHFDLCFRDSFRNLNKERQFHFAGIRSRLNHMLAMLSRKTFLTENYLGFNSGSFARSSANLLAVREIMLYPSYQ comes from the exons ATGGCCTTGAGATACGATGGCTTGGACGAACTGCCTGCCGCCTGCTTGTCGCCGTGTGGGCCGCCCAACCTGGCCGAACTGTACAGCGAGGAGCGGCGCTTGGCGCTCGAGGAGCTGCTGGCGGGCGGCCCAGACGCCTTCTCCGCGTTCCTGCGACGCGAACGCCTCGGCCGCTTCTTGAACCCAGACGAGGTGCGCGCCATTCTGCGCGCGGCCGAGCGGCCCGGCGAGGAGGGCGCTGCGGCGGCGGCCGAGGACTCCTTCGGCTCGTCGCACGACTGCTCGTCCGGCACCTACTTCCCCGAGCAGTCGGACCTGGAGCCGCCGCTGCTGGAGCTCGGCTGGCCCTCCTTCTATCAGGGCGCCTACCGCGGGGCCACGCGCGTCGAGGCGCACTTCCAGCCCCGCTGCGCGGGCGCTGGCGGCCCCTATGGCTGCAAGGACGCGCTGCGCCAGCAGCTCCGCTCGGCGCGAGAG GTGATTGCAGTGGTGATGGATGTTTTCACGGACATCGACATCTTCCGAGACCTGCAGGAAATCTCTCGGAAACAGGGAGTTGCTGTGTATATCCTACTGGACCAGGCTCTGCTCTCTCAGTTTTTGGATATGTGCATGGATCTGAAAGTTCATCCGGAAGAAGAAAAG CTGATGACTGTCCGGACGATTACAGGAAATATTTACTACGCCAGGTCAGGAACCAAAATTGTTGGGAAGGTTCATGAAAAGTTCACACTGATTGATGGCATTCGTGTGGCTACAGGCTCCTACAG TTTTACATGGACGGATGGcaaactaaacagcagcaacttGGTGATTCTGTCTGGCCAAGTGGTTGAACACTTTGACCTGGAGTTCCGAATCCTCTATGCACAGTCAAAGCCCATCAGCTCCAAGCTCCTGTCCAGCTTCCGGATCAGCGGCAGGTTTGACCATCTTGTCGAACAGAAACCGCTGTCCAAGGAGCTCACGCTGGGCAACCTGCTGCGGCTGCGGCTGGCCAGGCTCTCGAGCACTCCCCGGAAGGCCGAGCTGGGTGGAGAGGAGGGCCGGGCTGAGGCTGGGTGCGGGGCCTCCAAGGCCTCCACCATCAGCGAGGAGGACTACTTCAGCAGCCGCAGGGACAGGCTGGAGGGCAGGAGGGCAACTGATGCCGCTACTCAGACAGAGCCCGGAGAGGAGACGCCTGCTGTGATCACAAGTGACGTGGGGACACAAGCCAGCGCGGCCACAACGTGCGCCGGGACCCAGACCACAGTGGCCACCAGGGTGGTGAGCTCCCAAACCGTGGTCCCCACCACATCAGCCACCACCCAGACTGACGTGGACGAGGGTGTTCTCGCCTCTCCCGGAAGCCAGTCTAAGGAAGGGTCACCAGTATCAAAGATGTCTGTGTCGCGCTCTTCCAGTTTGAggtcctcctcctctctgtcctccCAAGGCTCTGTGGCCAGTTCCATCGGCTCCCAGACTTCCTTCAGATCCACTGACTTTGCCACGCCTGGACACCCCAAGTACTGGAGCACCCCCCACTTCGATCTGTGCTTCAGAGACTCATTCAGAAACTTGAATAAAGAGAGACAGTTTCACTTTGCTGGGATCAGGTCCCGGCTCAACCACATGCTGGCCATGCTTTCAAGAAAAACATTCCTTACCGAAAACTACCTCGGTTTTAATTCTGGAAGTTTTGCCAGATCATCCGCTAACTTGCTGGCGGTTAGAGAAATCATGCTTTATCCATCCTATCAGTGA